Proteins encoded together in one Kutzneria kofuensis window:
- a CDS encoding 3-isopropylmalate dehydrogenase gives MRLAVIPGDGIGPEVVAEALKVLGEVVPTAEITRYDLGAARWHATGELLPESVLGELRQHDAILLGAVGDPSVPSGILERGLLLRLRFELDHHVNLRPARLYPGVRSPIADPPDIDMVVVREGTEGLYAGNGGLLRKDTPHEIATEVSINTSFGVDRVVRDAFARAAARPRKHLTLVHKTNVLTHAGSLWSRVVEEVSLLHPDVTVNYQHVDSATIHMVTDPGRFDVIVTDNLFGDILTDLAAAVTGGIGLAASGNLDVTRRNPSMFEPVHGSAPDIAGQGIADPTAAVLSVALMLDHLGEHEAARRIEASVAFDLATRDHSSPGATYAIGDRLAALVSSNTRTTA, from the coding sequence ATGCGGCTCGCGGTGATCCCAGGTGACGGGATCGGGCCCGAGGTGGTTGCCGAGGCGTTGAAGGTGCTCGGCGAGGTGGTTCCGACGGCGGAGATCACCCGGTACGACCTTGGTGCGGCGCGGTGGCATGCCACCGGGGAGCTGCTGCCGGAGTCCGTGCTCGGCGAGCTGCGCCAGCATGACGCGATCCTGCTCGGCGCGGTCGGCGACCCGTCGGTGCCCAGCGGCATTCTGGAGCGGGGGCTGCTGCTGCGGCTGCGCTTCGAACTCGATCATCACGTCAACCTGAGGCCGGCTCGGCTGTACCCGGGCGTGCGCAGCCCGATCGCCGACCCGCCCGACATCGACATGGTCGTCGTGCGTGAGGGCACCGAGGGCCTGTACGCCGGCAACGGCGGCCTGCTGCGCAAGGACACCCCGCACGAGATCGCCACCGAGGTCAGCATCAACACCTCGTTCGGCGTCGACCGGGTGGTTCGGGACGCCTTCGCCCGCGCCGCCGCGCGGCCGCGCAAGCACCTGACCCTCGTGCACAAGACCAACGTGCTCACCCACGCCGGTTCGCTGTGGTCCCGCGTGGTGGAGGAGGTGTCGCTGCTGCACCCCGACGTGACCGTCAACTACCAGCACGTCGACTCCGCCACCATTCACATGGTCACCGACCCGGGGCGGTTCGACGTCATCGTCACCGACAACCTGTTCGGCGACATCCTCACCGACCTGGCCGCCGCCGTCACCGGCGGCATCGGCCTGGCGGCCAGCGGCAACCTCGACGTCACCCGCCGCAACCCCAGCATGTTCGAGCCGGTCCACGGCAGCGCTCCGGACATCGCCGGCCAGGGCATCGCCGACCCCACCGCCGCCGTGCTGTCGGTGGCCCTGATGCTCGACCACCTCGGCGAGCACGAGGCCGCCCGGCGCATCGAGGCCTCCGTGGCCTTCGACCTCGCCACCCGCGACCACTCCTCGCCCGGCGCCACCTACGCCATCGGCGACCGCCTCGCGGCCCTGGTGTCGTCGAACACCCGCACCACCGCCTGA
- the ilvC gene encoding ketol-acid reductoisomerase translates to MSVETFYDDDADLGIIQGRKVAVIGYGSQGHAHALSLRDSGVDVRIGLPEGSKSRPKAEEEGLRVLTPAEAAAEADLIMILAPDTKQRKIYADDIAPNLKDGDAIFFGHGFNIRYGLITPPSNVDVAMVAPKGPGHLVRRQFVDGKGVPCLIAVEQDATGNAQALALSYAKGIGGSRAGVIKTTFKEETETDLFGEQAVLCGGASALVQTGFEVLTEAGYAPEIAYFEVLHELKLIVDLMYEGGIAKMRYSISDTAEYGDLTRGPRVITPSVKEEMRKILGEIQDGTFAQEWVAEDEAGRPNFTKLQNEGAAHPIEEVGKKLRGLMSWVDRPITETA, encoded by the coding sequence ATGAGTGTCGAGACCTTCTACGACGACGACGCCGACCTCGGCATCATCCAGGGCCGCAAGGTGGCCGTCATCGGCTACGGCAGCCAGGGCCACGCCCACGCGCTGAGCCTGCGGGACTCCGGTGTGGACGTTCGCATCGGCCTGCCGGAGGGCTCGAAGTCGCGTCCGAAGGCGGAGGAGGAGGGCCTGCGGGTGCTCACCCCGGCCGAGGCCGCCGCCGAGGCCGACCTGATCATGATCCTCGCGCCGGACACCAAGCAGCGCAAGATCTACGCCGACGACATCGCGCCCAACCTCAAGGACGGGGACGCGATCTTCTTCGGGCACGGCTTCAACATCCGCTACGGCCTGATCACCCCGCCGTCGAACGTCGACGTCGCGATGGTCGCGCCGAAGGGCCCCGGTCACCTGGTGCGCCGGCAGTTCGTGGACGGCAAGGGTGTGCCGTGCCTCATCGCCGTCGAGCAGGACGCCACCGGCAACGCGCAGGCGCTCGCCCTGTCCTACGCCAAGGGCATCGGCGGCTCGCGGGCCGGCGTCATCAAGACCACCTTCAAGGAGGAGACCGAGACCGACCTGTTCGGTGAGCAGGCCGTGCTCTGCGGCGGCGCCTCCGCGCTCGTGCAGACCGGTTTCGAGGTGCTCACTGAGGCCGGCTACGCCCCGGAGATCGCCTACTTCGAGGTGCTGCACGAGCTCAAGCTCATCGTCGACCTCATGTACGAGGGCGGCATCGCCAAGATGCGCTACTCGATCTCCGACACCGCCGAGTACGGCGACCTCACCCGCGGCCCGCGCGTCATCACGCCGTCGGTGAAGGAGGAGATGCGCAAGATCCTGGGCGAGATCCAGGACGGCACCTTCGCGCAGGAGTGGGTGGCCGAGGACGAGGCCGGCCGCCCCAACTTCACCAAGCTGCAGAACGAGGGCGCGGCGCACCCGATCGAGGAGGTCGGCAAGAAGCTGCGCGGCCTGATGTCCTGGGTGGACCGTCCGATCACCGAGACGGCCTGA
- a CDS encoding Tm-1-like ATP-binding domain-containing protein: MVTVVLLGAPNAEGAEYAWLMDRVRVGGCEPVALDGVGAADVLVKLHEQGRLHGVLAVGGPTGGSPAYAALRALPIGVPKLVVTARDHHAHGGVTDVTTMHSVVDIVGIDQVSERILDNAAAAITGMARSYHAGRHNPTRHHRPLVATTVPATRPRLEHWGYAVVVVPDSRPLPSLVDSGFLAGVISTDPAADYDVPHIVCDDAAFATDAADELHHLITGSP, encoded by the coding sequence GTGGTCACTGTCGTCCTGCTGGGCGCGCCGAACGCCGAAGGCGCCGAGTACGCCTGGCTGATGGACCGCGTCCGCGTCGGGGGCTGCGAGCCGGTCGCGCTCGACGGCGTCGGGGCCGCGGACGTGCTGGTCAAGCTGCATGAACAGGGGCGGCTGCACGGGGTCCTCGCCGTCGGCGGCCCCACCGGCGGCTCGCCCGCCTACGCCGCCTTACGGGCGTTGCCCATCGGCGTGCCCAAGCTGGTCGTAACCGCCCGGGATCATCACGCCCACGGCGGCGTCACCGACGTGACCACCATGCACTCCGTGGTCGACATCGTCGGCATCGACCAGGTGTCCGAGCGAATCCTCGACAACGCCGCCGCCGCCATCACCGGCATGGCCCGCAGCTACCACGCCGGGCGGCACAACCCCACCCGCCACCATCGGCCGCTCGTCGCCACCACCGTCCCCGCCACCCGGCCGCGGCTGGAGCACTGGGGCTACGCCGTCGTCGTCGTGCCCGACAGCCGCCCCCTGCCGTCGCTTGTGGACAGCGGCTTCCTCGCCGGCGTCATCTCCACCGACCCCGCCGCCGACTACGACGTTCCCCACATCGTCTGCGACGACGCCGCCTTCGCCACGGACGCCGCCGACGAACTCCACCACCTCATCACCGGCTCCCCCTGA
- the ilvN gene encoding acetolactate synthase small subunit, with protein MTKHTLSVLVENKPGVLARVAGLFSRRGFNIESLAVGPTEHPDISRMTIVVGVDELPLEQVTKQLNKLVNVIKIVELEPTSAVQRELLLVKVRADATVRSQVLETVQLFRAKVVDVSPEALTIEATGTGDKLDALLRMLEPYGLREMVQSGMVAIGRGARSITATAAR; from the coding sequence ATGACCAAGCACACCCTGTCCGTTCTCGTCGAGAACAAGCCCGGTGTCCTCGCCCGGGTCGCCGGCCTGTTCTCCCGGCGCGGCTTCAACATCGAGTCGCTCGCGGTCGGTCCCACCGAGCACCCGGACATCTCCCGGATGACCATCGTCGTCGGCGTCGACGAACTGCCCCTGGAGCAGGTCACCAAGCAGCTGAACAAGCTGGTGAACGTCATCAAGATCGTTGAGCTGGAGCCGACCTCGGCCGTGCAGCGGGAGTTGCTGCTGGTCAAGGTCCGCGCCGACGCCACCGTGCGCAGCCAGGTGCTGGAGACGGTGCAGCTGTTCCGCGCCAAGGTGGTCGACGTCTCGCCCGAGGCGCTGACCATCGAGGCAACCGGGACGGGCGACAAGCTCGACGCGCTGCTGCGGATGTTGGAGCCCTACGGTCTGCGTGAGATGGTGCAGTCCGGCATGGTCGCCATCGGACGCGGCGCCCGGTCCATCACCGCCACAGCGGCCCGCTGA
- the serA gene encoding phosphoglycerate dehydrogenase, which translates to MTNASRPVVLIAEKLAPSVIEVFGDEVEIRHVDGTDRPALLSAVADADALLVRSATQVNAEVFAATSKLKVVARAGVGLDNVEVPAATKHGVLVVNAPTSNITSAAEHAVGLLLAVARRIPEASASLRGGAWKRSSFSGVELSGKTIGVVGLGKIGQLFAARLAAFNTTLIAYDPYVAPARAAQLGIELVSLDELLERADAISIHLPKTPETKGLIGKEQLAKTKKGVIIVNAARGGLVDETALAESIRDGHVGGAGIDVFETEPTTSSPLFELPNVVVTPHLGASTAEAQDRAGTDVARSVRLALRGDFVPDAVNVASGGVVNDEVRPYLPLTQKLGVVLSALAGKAPSSVTVTVRGELSNEDVSVLPLAALRGVFSGIVDEQVTFVNAPALAETLGVSVDLVKEPESANHRSLVTVSAALPDGTALRVSGTLSGLDSIEKLVEVNGRGFDLRAAGELVLLEYPDRPGVMGTVGTLLGEAGVNIEAAQISQTKDGSDAVMLLRADRPVDAGVLEPIGAAVGAHTVRAISLI; encoded by the coding sequence GTGACCAATGCCAGTCGTCCCGTCGTCCTGATCGCAGAGAAGCTCGCGCCGTCCGTCATCGAGGTGTTCGGGGACGAGGTGGAGATCCGCCACGTCGACGGCACCGACCGGCCCGCCCTGCTGTCCGCCGTCGCCGACGCGGACGCGCTGCTGGTCCGTTCCGCCACCCAGGTGAACGCCGAGGTGTTCGCGGCCACGAGCAAGCTCAAGGTGGTCGCCCGCGCCGGCGTCGGCCTCGACAACGTGGAGGTGCCGGCGGCGACCAAGCACGGCGTGCTGGTGGTCAACGCGCCGACGTCCAACATCACCTCGGCCGCGGAGCACGCGGTCGGCCTGCTGCTCGCGGTGGCCCGCCGCATCCCGGAGGCCTCGGCCAGCCTGCGCGGCGGCGCCTGGAAGCGCAGCTCGTTCTCGGGCGTGGAGCTGTCGGGCAAGACCATCGGCGTGGTCGGCCTGGGCAAGATCGGCCAGCTGTTCGCGGCCCGGCTCGCGGCCTTCAACACCACGCTGATCGCCTACGACCCGTACGTCGCGCCGGCGCGCGCCGCCCAGCTGGGCATCGAGCTGGTGAGCCTGGACGAGCTGCTGGAGCGCGCCGACGCGATCTCCATCCACCTGCCGAAGACCCCGGAGACCAAGGGCCTGATCGGCAAGGAGCAGCTGGCGAAGACCAAGAAGGGCGTCATCATCGTCAACGCCGCCCGCGGTGGCCTCGTCGACGAGACGGCGCTGGCGGAGTCCATTCGGGACGGTCACGTCGGCGGCGCCGGCATCGACGTCTTCGAGACCGAGCCGACCACCTCCTCGCCGCTGTTCGAGCTGCCGAACGTGGTGGTGACGCCGCACCTGGGCGCGTCGACCGCCGAGGCGCAGGACCGCGCCGGCACCGACGTCGCCCGCTCGGTGCGGCTGGCGCTGCGCGGCGACTTCGTGCCGGACGCGGTGAACGTGGCCAGCGGCGGCGTGGTCAACGACGAGGTCCGCCCGTACCTGCCGCTGACCCAGAAGCTGGGCGTCGTGCTGTCGGCGCTGGCCGGCAAGGCCCCGTCCTCGGTGACCGTCACGGTCCGCGGCGAACTGTCCAACGAGGACGTCTCGGTGCTGCCGCTGGCCGCGCTGCGCGGTGTCTTCTCCGGCATCGTCGACGAGCAGGTCACGTTCGTGAACGCGCCGGCGCTCGCCGAGACGCTGGGCGTGTCGGTGGACCTGGTCAAGGAGCCGGAGAGCGCCAACCACCGCAGCCTGGTCACCGTGAGCGCCGCGCTGCCGGACGGCACCGCGCTGCGCGTCTCGGGCACGCTGTCGGGCCTGGACAGCATCGAGAAGCTCGTCGAGGTCAACGGCCGCGGCTTCGACCTGCGGGCCGCCGGTGAGCTGGTGCTGCTGGAGTACCCGGACCGCCCGGGTGTGATGGGCACCGTCGGCACGCTGCTCGGCGAGGCCGGCGTCAACATCGAGGCGGCGCAGATCTCGCAGACCAAGGACGGCTCCGACGCCGTCATGCTGCTGCGCGCCGACCGTCCGGTGGACGCCGGCGTGCTGGAGCCGATCGGCGCCGCCGTGGGTGCGCACACCGTCCGGGCCATCTCGCTGATCTGA
- a CDS encoding DUF397 domain-containing protein, producing MSDEAAPIYDDKAQVRGSLDLTDAQWQRGDGAEDDGEHVEVAFVPHTDGVTYVAMRNSAQPQGPVLVFTPAEWDAFVKGARDGEFDEPW from the coding sequence ATGAGTGACGAGGCGGCGCCGATCTACGACGACAAGGCGCAGGTCCGCGGCAGCCTGGACCTGACGGATGCGCAGTGGCAGCGGGGCGACGGAGCGGAGGACGACGGGGAGCACGTCGAGGTGGCGTTCGTGCCGCACACGGACGGCGTCACCTATGTGGCGATGCGCAATTCCGCGCAGCCGCAGGGGCCGGTTCTGGTGTTCACTCCCGCAGAGTGGGACGCCTTCGTCAAGGGGGCGCGGGACGGTGAGTTCGATGAGCCCTGGTAG